In the uncultured Campylobacter sp. genome, one interval contains:
- the bcsF gene encoding cellulose biosynthesis protein BcsF, with amino-acid sequence MTLLDISQIVFVCVVVFAGLGLIIKTAFYDERNR; translated from the coding sequence ATGACGCTACTTGATATATCCCAGATAGTTTTCGTCTGCGTTGTGGTTTTTGCGGGGCTTGGTCTAATCATTAAGACGGCTTTTTATGACGAACGAAACCGATGA
- the rlmN gene encoding 23S rRNA (adenine(2503)-C(2))-methyltransferase RlmN yields the protein MKNLLDFTLDELKEQLSPPFRAKQIFEWLYKKNATSFDEMLNLPKDLRSNLAQEFYLDPLKCVKFEQSADGSIKYLFELKDGLRIESVLLPMKEELSDENGEVARHARYTICVSSQVGCRMGCSFCLTGKSGLTRNLTPGEIAGQILWIKRENKIPYERRVNVVYMGMGEPLDNLENVSKAIKILKENDGLAIAPRRQTVSTSGLGSQIKKLGEMDLGVLLAISLHAVTNELRSKLMPINNAYKIESVMEAVRGFPIDMRKRVMFEYLVIKDMNDGIKDAKKLVSLLHGIKAKVNLIYFNPHEGSEYGRPNTADMEAFQTYLRDHGVTCTIRQSKGLDISAACGQLKERDNQTSGKTLAKTAK from the coding sequence TTGAAAAATTTGCTTGATTTTACATTAGACGAGCTAAAAGAACAGCTCTCGCCGCCGTTTCGCGCAAAGCAAATTTTCGAGTGGCTATATAAGAAAAACGCAACGAGTTTTGACGAGATGCTAAATTTGCCAAAAGATCTGCGCTCAAATTTGGCGCAGGAGTTTTACCTCGACCCGCTAAAATGCGTCAAATTTGAGCAGAGTGCCGACGGCTCGATCAAATATCTTTTTGAGCTCAAAGACGGACTACGGATAGAAAGCGTACTGTTGCCGATGAAAGAGGAGCTCAGCGATGAAAACGGCGAGGTGGCGCGCCATGCTCGTTATACGATCTGCGTTAGTTCGCAGGTGGGCTGCCGCATGGGCTGTTCGTTTTGCCTAACGGGTAAGAGCGGACTAACGAGAAACCTAACGCCGGGCGAAATCGCAGGGCAAATTTTGTGGATAAAAAGAGAAAATAAAATCCCCTACGAACGTCGCGTAAACGTCGTATATATGGGCATGGGCGAGCCGCTAGACAATCTAGAAAACGTTAGTAAAGCTATAAAAATTTTAAAAGAAAACGACGGGTTAGCTATCGCGCCACGCCGCCAGACCGTTAGCACGAGCGGTCTAGGTAGCCAAATAAAAAAGCTCGGCGAGATGGATCTGGGCGTGCTGTTAGCGATATCTTTGCATGCCGTTACTAACGAGCTTCGCAGTAAACTGATGCCGATAAATAACGCCTACAAAATCGAATCCGTTATGGAGGCGGTGAGGGGCTTTCCGATCGATATGCGTAAGCGAGTGATGTTTGAGTACCTCGTCATAAAAGACATGAACGACGGTATAAAAGATGCCAAAAAGCTCGTTTCGCTGCTACACGGCATCAAAGCAAAGGTAAATTTGATCTACTTTAATCCGCACGAAGGCAGCGAATACGGCCGCCCGAACACGGCCGATATGGAGGCATTTCAGACATACCTACGCGATCACGGCGTGACCTGCACTATCAGGCAAAGCAAGGGCCTTGACATCAGCGCGGCGTGCGGTCAGCTAAAAGAGCGCGACAATCAAACAAGCGGCAAAACGCTAGCCAAGACGGCAAAATGA
- a CDS encoding purine-nucleoside phosphorylase yields MIISAGRNEIFPFALPMGVGLVDMSINLTALLQKRAMVDGCGRYDQNLMTNRQLDERLNLIDSPILQSAKSSQNPDKILNALPSEIIFIGSAGLYRDGEVFEIYESSAAVNIEISSLESKSYSPIESEIASVVPRGTYKVNSSNFITTDQNLAHKLFNRGYFLENMEFFAVLKVAQKFQIPAYGIFVATNFCDKNAHEDFIKNHEQAKKELENYLKQKEII; encoded by the coding sequence GTGATTATTTCAGCGGGACGAAACGAGATTTTTCCATTCGCGCTACCGATGGGCGTCGGGCTAGTGGATATGAGCATAAATTTGACGGCGCTTTTACAAAAGCGAGCTATGGTTGATGGTTGCGGTAGATACGATCAAAATTTGATGACCAATCGGCAGCTTGACGAGAGGCTAAATTTGATAGATTCGCCTATTTTACAAAGCGCTAAATCTTCTCAAAATCCAGATAAAATTTTAAACGCGCTGCCGAGTGAGATCATTTTTATAGGCTCGGCGGGACTTTACAGAGATGGTGAAGTTTTTGAAATTTACGAAAGCTCAGCCGCGGTAAACATTGAAATCTCGAGCTTAGAAAGCAAGAGCTATTCGCCGATAGAAAGCGAAATCGCTTCTGTTGTTCCACGTGGAACATACAAGGTTAATTCATCAAATTTCATCACGACCGATCAAAATTTGGCTCACAAGCTTTTCAATCGCGGATATTTTTTAGAAAATATGGAATTTTTTGCCGTACTTAAAGTCGCGCAAAAATTTCAAATCCCAGCTTACGGCATATTCGTAGCGACGAATTTTTGCGATAAAAACGCACACGAAGATTTTATTAAAAACCACGAGCAAGCCAAAAAAGAGCTTGAAAACTACCTAAAACAAAAGGAAATCATTTGA
- the hisF gene encoding imidazole glycerol phosphate synthase subunit HisF, whose protein sequence is MNHFAKRIIPCLDVKDGRVVKGVNFVGLVDAGDPVEIAKRYNEEGADELCFLDITASHLECDTIVDVVERVARELFIPLTVGGGIRTIDDISRLLNVGCDKISLNSAAIKNPNLIDEAANKFGSQCVVVAIDAKRTGEGYSVFINGGRLDTGKDALAWAKEAQERGAGEILLTSMDCDGVKNGFELNLTRIFSELDIPVIASGGAGKMEHFKDAFLAGADACLAASIFHFREIEIRALKTYLRQNGIEVRL, encoded by the coding sequence ATGAATCATTTTGCAAAACGCATAATCCCATGCCTAGACGTCAAAGACGGACGGGTGGTAAAGGGCGTAAATTTCGTAGGTCTCGTGGATGCAGGCGATCCGGTCGAGATAGCCAAACGCTACAACGAGGAGGGCGCGGATGAGCTGTGTTTCCTCGATATCACGGCGTCGCACCTTGAGTGCGATACGATAGTGGACGTCGTAGAACGTGTAGCGCGCGAGCTTTTTATTCCGCTGACCGTGGGTGGCGGCATACGTACGATCGATGATATATCGCGCTTACTAAACGTCGGTTGCGACAAAATAAGCCTCAACTCGGCCGCGATCAAAAATCCAAATTTGATAGACGAAGCGGCGAATAAATTCGGCTCGCAGTGCGTCGTAGTCGCGATCGATGCAAAGAGGACGGGCGAGGGCTATAGCGTGTTTATAAACGGCGGCAGGCTAGACACCGGCAAAGACGCGCTTGCTTGGGCAAAAGAGGCGCAGGAGCGCGGTGCAGGCGAAATTTTACTCACATCGATGGACTGCGACGGCGTTAAAAACGGCTTTGAGTTAAATTTGACGCGCATTTTTAGCGAGCTTGACATCCCCGTCATCGCAAGCGGCGGCGCGGGCAAAATGGAGCACTTCAAAGACGCATTTTTAGCGGGCGCGGACGCATGCCTAGCGGCGTCGATCTTTCACTTTAGAGAGATCGAGATTAGGGCGCTTAAAACATATCTCAGACAAAACGGCATCGAGGTCAGACTGTGA
- the rsmA gene encoding 16S rRNA (adenine(1518)-N(6)/adenine(1519)-N(6))-dimethyltransferase RsmA: MENIKAKKCFGQNFLHDEATLNKIIQAIPKDTQNIVEIGPGLGDLTFRILGICGVTSYEIDTELFALLQKKFANEIQNGRLKLFCKDALDQWSEDGLSDEPYFLAANLPYYVATKMILNAIEDEKCRGLVVMIQKEVALKFSVKSGDRDFSSLAILASLQGGCELLFDVDASCFNPPPKVTSSVIKLQKSKNLIGKTGVFESKFEYEKFKTYLKIAFSAPRKTLMKNLSSSYEKPETQRIFSLLNLNANIRPHELNVDLYLEVFKNLKEDNERQERRKSGGLSGQEQ; the protein is encoded by the coding sequence ATGGAAAATATTAAAGCAAAAAAATGCTTCGGACAAAATTTTTTACACGACGAAGCGACGTTAAACAAAATCATCCAAGCGATTCCCAAAGATACGCAAAATATCGTTGAAATTGGGCCTGGCTTAGGTGATTTGACATTTAGAATTTTGGGGATTTGCGGCGTAACTAGCTACGAGATAGATACCGAGCTTTTTGCGCTGCTGCAGAAAAAATTCGCAAACGAAATTCAAAACGGACGATTGAAACTTTTTTGCAAAGACGCGCTGGATCAGTGGAGCGAAGACGGCCTGAGCGATGAGCCGTATTTTTTAGCGGCAAACCTGCCCTACTACGTTGCTACGAAGATGATCCTAAATGCGATCGAAGACGAGAAATGTCGCGGCTTAGTCGTGATGATACAAAAGGAAGTCGCGCTCAAATTTAGCGTAAAAAGCGGCGATAGAGATTTTAGCTCTTTGGCGATTTTAGCCTCGCTTCAAGGCGGCTGCGAGCTACTTTTTGACGTGGATGCGAGCTGCTTTAACCCGCCGCCGAAGGTGACTTCTTCGGTTATAAAACTGCAAAAAAGTAAAAATTTAATAGGCAAAACCGGAGTATTTGAGAGTAAATTTGAATACGAAAAATTTAAAACTTACCTCAAAATCGCCTTTAGCGCGCCTAGAAAAACGCTAATGAAAAATTTGAGTTCAAGCTATGAAAAGCCTGAAACCCAGCGAATTTTCAGTCTGCTAAATTTGAACGCAAACATCCGTCCGCACGAGCTAAATGTCGATCTTTATCTAGAAGTATTTAAAAATTTAAAGGAAGATAATGAACGACAAGAACGAAGAAAAAGCGGTGGCCTCTCAGGGCAAGAGCAATAA
- a CDS encoding ribonuclease J — MNDKNEEKAVASQGKSNKKRRFRPRNKNKQENLDQNAQNGEQKASQSVIDNFFLEPFDGSEQHSQNGEHTNANKQNGKKNSSKNGKQNSQNGAQGENKNANKQAANAENQTAEAKPKKQRKSKKNLPAKLSGNEQWQQDIASAMEANKAVHELRLEPMKYLNSTDHRIRVTPLGGLGEIGGNMTIFETDTSAIIVDIGMSFPSESMHGVDILIPDFDYVRKIKDKIKGVVITHAHEDHIGAVPYFYKEFKFPIYATPLPLGMINNKFEEHGLKQERSLFRSVEKRKPYLIGDFEVEWIHITHSIIDASALAITTKAGTIIHTGDFKIDHTPIDGYPTDLGRLAYYGERGVLCLMSDSTNSYREGFTKSESSVGKTFDAIFSKAKGRVIMSTFSSNIHRVYQAIDWGLKYNRKVCVIGRSMERNLYTAMELGYIKLDKKIFIDANEVGKFKDNEVLIVTTGSQGETMSALYRMATDEHKYIKIKPTDQIIISSKAIPGNESSVSTVLNFLIKSGASVAYQDFSEIHVSGHAAQEEQKLMLRLIKPKFFLPVHGEYNHIAKHKETAVACGVDERNIYLMSDGDQMEICQKYMKRAKTVKTGKVFIDNQINKQISDDVVIDRQNLAEAGVVMIIAQISRHGAKLINKPRVISYGLVGDKQDGEFRKEMEGVLEQYLSNVKEELLKDGRMLEGQVRQVIRKHIFRKVKKYPTIVPIIYLM; from the coding sequence ATGAACGACAAGAACGAAGAAAAAGCGGTGGCCTCTCAGGGCAAGAGCAATAAAAAGCGCAGATTTCGCCCGAGAAATAAAAATAAACAAGAAAATTTAGATCAAAACGCGCAAAACGGCGAGCAAAAAGCCAGTCAAAGCGTGATAGATAATTTCTTTTTAGAGCCTTTTGACGGCAGCGAACAGCACTCCCAAAACGGCGAACATACTAACGCTAACAAACAAAACGGCAAAAAAAATAGTAGTAAAAACGGCAAACAAAACTCCCAAAACGGCGCGCAAGGCGAAAATAAAAACGCTAACAAGCAAGCCGCTAACGCCGAAAATCAAACAGCAGAAGCTAAGCCTAAAAAACAACGAAAGTCGAAGAAAAATTTACCCGCCAAGCTAAGCGGAAACGAGCAGTGGCAGCAAGATATAGCTAGCGCGATGGAGGCAAATAAGGCCGTCCACGAACTGCGCCTCGAGCCGATGAAATACCTAAACTCGACCGATCACAGGATCCGCGTCACGCCTCTTGGCGGGCTGGGCGAGATCGGCGGAAATATGACGATATTTGAGACCGACACGAGCGCGATCATCGTAGATATCGGCATGAGCTTTCCTAGTGAGAGCATGCACGGCGTGGATATCCTGATCCCCGACTTTGACTACGTGCGAAAGATAAAAGACAAGATAAAAGGCGTCGTCATCACGCACGCACACGAGGATCACATCGGTGCGGTGCCCTACTTTTATAAAGAGTTTAAATTTCCGATTTACGCTACGCCGTTACCGCTCGGTATGATAAATAACAAATTTGAAGAGCACGGGCTCAAGCAGGAGCGTTCGCTTTTCCGCTCGGTCGAAAAGCGCAAGCCGTATTTGATAGGGGATTTTGAGGTCGAGTGGATACATATCACTCACTCTATCATCGACGCCAGCGCACTTGCCATCACGACAAAGGCAGGCACCATCATTCATACGGGCGACTTTAAGATCGACCACACGCCGATCGACGGCTACCCAACAGACCTTGGCAGACTCGCATACTACGGCGAGCGCGGCGTACTGTGCCTGATGAGCGATAGCACGAACAGCTACAGAGAGGGCTTTACTAAAAGCGAAAGCAGCGTGGGCAAGACATTTGACGCGATTTTCTCAAAAGCCAAAGGCCGCGTGATAATGAGTACGTTTAGCTCCAACATCCACCGCGTCTATCAGGCGATCGACTGGGGACTAAAATACAACCGCAAAGTTTGCGTCATCGGCCGTAGCATGGAGCGCAACCTTTATACGGCGATGGAGCTTGGCTACATCAAACTCGATAAGAAAATTTTTATCGACGCTAACGAAGTCGGTAAATTTAAAGATAACGAAGTACTGATCGTTACCACCGGCTCTCAGGGCGAGACGATGAGCGCGCTATACCGAATGGCTACCGACGAGCACAAATATATAAAAATAAAGCCGACCGATCAGATCATCATCAGCTCAAAGGCGATCCCCGGTAACGAAAGCAGCGTCTCTACGGTGCTAAATTTCCTCATCAAGTCAGGCGCTAGCGTCGCGTATCAGGACTTTAGCGAGATACACGTGAGCGGTCACGCGGCGCAAGAGGAACAAAAGCTGATGCTACGCCTAATAAAGCCTAAATTTTTCCTTCCCGTCCACGGCGAGTACAACCACATTGCAAAGCATAAAGAAACAGCCGTAGCCTGCGGCGTGGACGAGCGAAACATCTATCTGATGAGCGACGGCGATCAGATGGAAATTTGCCAAAAATACATGAAGCGCGCCAAGACCGTAAAAACGGGCAAGGTATTTATCGATAACCAAATCAACAAGCAAATTTCAGACGATGTCGTGATCGACCGCCAAAATTTGGCCGAAGCGGGCGTCGTGATGATCATCGCGCAAATTTCTCGCCACGGTGCTAAGCTCATAAACAAACCTCGCGTCATCAGCTACGGTCTGGTTGGCGATAAACAAGACGGCGAATTTAGAAAAGAGATGGAGGGCGTGTTGGAGCAGTATCTAAGCAACGTCAAAGAGGAGCTTTTAAAAGACGGTAGGATGCTCGAGGGGCAGGTGCGCCAGGTCATCCGTAAACATATCTTTAGAAAAGTCAAAAAATACCCGACCATCGTGCCTATCATATACCTGATGTAA
- a CDS encoding KpsF/GutQ family sugar-phosphate isomerase: MSDTIKIAANVLKTEANELTRNAEILDGEFEKAVEVLYKTKGKVVVTGVGKSGHVGAKIAATLASTGTPSFFMHPTEAMHGDLGMIGKDDTLLAISFSGESEELTKILPHVQRFGVPIVAMARDKFSTLGKFSDAFVKLNVSKEACPLDAAPTSSTTLTLALGDALAVCLMQKRGFKKEDFANFHPGGSLGKRLFLKVKDVMRSENLPIVHWNASLKQAIDTMTHGKLGTVLIVDKDGVLDAILSDGDLRRALMREDFDLNDAAIKYATLKPKELNDKEMLAIDALALIEQHKIQLLAVVENGVPVGVLHIHDLANLGL, encoded by the coding sequence ATGAGCGATACAATCAAAATAGCCGCTAACGTGCTAAAAACGGAAGCTAACGAGCTAACGAGAAATGCCGAAATTTTAGACGGCGAATTTGAAAAAGCGGTCGAGGTTTTATACAAAACCAAAGGTAAAGTCGTAGTTACCGGCGTGGGCAAGAGCGGACATGTCGGCGCCAAGATCGCCGCTACGCTTGCTAGCACGGGCACGCCTAGCTTTTTCATGCATCCGACTGAGGCGATGCACGGCGATCTGGGTATGATCGGCAAGGACGATACGCTGCTAGCTATCAGCTTTAGTGGCGAGAGTGAGGAGCTAACCAAAATCCTGCCTCACGTGCAGCGTTTCGGCGTACCGATAGTTGCTATGGCGAGGGATAAATTTAGTACGCTGGGCAAATTTAGCGATGCGTTCGTGAAGCTTAACGTTAGCAAGGAGGCCTGCCCGCTGGATGCCGCACCGACTAGCTCGACTACGCTAACGTTAGCCTTAGGCGATGCGTTAGCCGTTTGTCTGATGCAAAAGCGCGGATTTAAAAAAGAGGATTTTGCAAATTTCCATCCCGGCGGAAGCCTTGGCAAGAGGCTATTTTTAAAGGTTAAAGACGTGATGAGAAGCGAAAATTTACCGATAGTGCACTGGAATGCGAGCCTAAAACAGGCGATCGACACTATGACGCACGGTAAACTCGGCACCGTTCTCATCGTGGATAAAGACGGCGTTTTGGACGCGATTTTAAGCGACGGAGACCTTAGGCGGGCGCTAATGAGAGAGGACTTTGATCTAAACGATGCCGCGATCAAATACGCGACTCTAAAACCAAAAGAGTTAAACGATAAAGAGATGTTAGCGATCGACGCGTTAGCGCTCATTGAGCAACATAAGATTCAACTCCTAGCCGTCGTGGAAAACGGCGTGCCAGTAGGCGTCTTGCACATCCACGACCTTGCAAATTTAGGACTATAA
- a CDS encoding pseudouridine synthase: protein MQKSRLNKFISHNTSYSRREADELIKQGKVSVNGRVVSELATSVSDEDKVKINGRPVRLKKEFTVIVYHKQKGELVSKKDDRGRKTIYDSLDRQFAKFVSIGRLDYASEGLLLLTDAPAIATALMNSDVEREYYLKVKGEITPEVITAMNEGFFAADATKGAHAKTAIKSMEFKPFLDYKIFGASGGFTKLKVVINEGQNRELRRFFGYFDLEVMDLKRVSFGRVDLGMLKPGKWRYFENGEYEALRDFLKVNNIRY from the coding sequence ATGCAAAAAAGCAGACTAAATAAATTTATATCGCATAACACGAGTTATTCGCGTAGAGAGGCCGACGAGCTAATTAAACAGGGCAAAGTTAGCGTAAACGGCCGCGTCGTTAGCGAGCTAGCTACGAGCGTTAGCGATGAGGATAAAGTAAAGATAAACGGCCGTCCCGTGCGGCTAAAAAAAGAATTTACCGTGATCGTTTATCACAAACAAAAAGGCGAGCTGGTTAGTAAAAAAGATGACCGCGGACGCAAAACTATTTACGATAGCTTGGACCGACAGTTTGCTAAATTTGTTAGTATCGGGCGACTTGACTACGCTAGCGAGGGGCTACTTTTACTAACGGACGCTCCGGCGATCGCGACTGCATTGATGAACAGCGACGTAGAGCGCGAATACTATCTAAAGGTAAAAGGCGAGATAACGCCTGAAGTGATAACGGCGATGAACGAGGGTTTTTTCGCTGCGGACGCTACTAAAGGCGCGCATGCTAAAACCGCGATAAAATCGATGGAATTTAAGCCGTTTTTAGACTATAAAATTTTTGGCGCCAGCGGCGGTTTTACAAAGCTAAAAGTTGTGATAAATGAAGGGCAAAACCGCGAACTGCGCCGCTTTTTCGGCTATTTTGACCTTGAGGTGATGGATCTAAAACGCGTTAGTTTTGGTCGCGTAGATCTCGGTATGCTAAAGCCCGGTAAATGGCGATACTTTGAAAACGGCGAATACGAAGCGCTGAGGGATTTTTTGAAGGTTAATAATATTAGATATTAA